A stretch of Salvelinus alpinus chromosome 4, SLU_Salpinus.1, whole genome shotgun sequence DNA encodes these proteins:
- the LOC139573275 gene encoding ictacalcin-like — MSQVQQAMALLISAFHKYSGKEGDKTTLSKGELKDLLNAELGEIMGKNTDQAKVDKIFKDLDADSDGSVDFQEYVTLVACLTMMCNEFFTKK, encoded by the exons ATGTCACAGGTCCAGCAGGCTATGGCATTGCTCATCTCAGCCTTCCACAAGTACTCTGGCAAGGAAGGCGACAAGACGACCCTGAGCAAGGGAGAACTCAAAGATCTGCTCAACGCAGAGCTTGGAGAGATCATGGGG AAAAACACTGACCAGGCAAAGGTTGACAAGATCTTCAAAGATCTGGACGCTGACTCAGATGGCAGTGTGGACTTCCAGGAGTACGTCACACTGGTGGCCTGCCTCACCATGATGTGCAATGAGTTCTTCACCAAGAAGTGA
- the ppp1r35 gene encoding LOW QUALITY PROTEIN: protein phosphatase 1 regulatory subunit 35 (The sequence of the model RefSeq protein was modified relative to this genomic sequence to represent the inferred CDS: inserted 1 base in 1 codon), producing MTRVGPLQQHPLAGCSDPDIRLVPLPAPVPLVPASLLRCPELDLSLPLSPDPPRPNPASLLRGRSHRQVRFASEEPVVVTVIAEPSKDPPPWQCPGHSSSYSKGKRLHGGDLLWRARSATNEEAPCEERGGSLPEGAALNTTLALRSELDNVAGAEFNSQKAVQEQLQKXRTKNSISARATEGVNVPPSQHLYRALVSVNVEEEELISQALRDRLQLVSPTCSHGNKKEDSPDLQVFFRGDLLREKPLLPREEITIQRPQPIPCPADTTFDLYHRHTCWEAGP from the exons ATGACCAGAGTAGGTCCCCTGCAGCAGCATCCTCTAGCAGGGTGCAGTGACCCAGACATCCGGCTGGTCCCCCTGCCTGCCCCGGTGCCCCTGGTCCCCGCTAGCCTCCTGCGGTGCCCGGAACTGGACCTGTCTCTCCCCCTCAGCCCAGACCCGCCACGCCCCAACCCGGCTAGCCTGCTGAGAGGACGCAGCCACCGGCAG GTGCGATTTGCCTCCGAGGAGCCTGTGGTTGTCACGGTGATAGCAGAGCCTAGCAAAGATCCTCCACCTTGGCAATGCCCTGGACACTCCAGCAGTTACTCAAAGGGGAAAAGACTCCATG GTGGAGATCTGCTTTGGAGGGCAAGGTCAGCAACCAATGAGGAGGCTCCCTGTGAGGAGAGGGGTGGCAGCCTCCCTGAAGGGGCGGCGTTAAATACTACTCTGGCTCTGAGGTCTGAGCTAGATAACGTGGCAGGGGCAGAGTTTAACTCCCAGAAGGCCGTGCAGGAGCAACTACAGA TCAGAACCAAGAACAGCATCAGCGCCCGGGCTACAGAGG GGGTGAACGTCCCTCCATCCCAGCACCTCTACAGGGCATTGGTCAGTgtgaatgtggaggaggaggagcttaTCAGCCAGGCTCTACGTGACAGGCTTCAGCTGGTCTCACCCACATGCAGCCATGGCAACAAG AAAGAGGACAGTCCTGACCTGCAGGTTTTCTTCAGGGGGGATCTGCTGAGAGAGAAGCCGCTCCTACCAAGGGAGGAGATTACCATACAACGCCCCCAGCCCATCCCATGCCCCGCAGACACAACCTTCGACCTctaccacagacacacatgctGGGAGGCtggaccctga
- the LOC139573261 gene encoding growth hormone secretagogue receptor type 1 gives MDVSALGSGSSCSEDCVVGSGCLEDCGNQSDWTDWEWENFSGAELVCVTAVCVLLLALGITGNMLTILVVWLRPHLRSTTYLYLSSMAVSDLLILLLMPLDLHYKLWRFRPWDLGDTVCKLSVFVSESCTYSSILHITALSLERYLAVCRPLTAKTLVTRTRVRTLIGCLWVVALISAGPVFAMVGVEELGGGEGQSECRCTDYAVSSGLLGAMMWLSNLYFLMPLGILGVVYGLIGRKLWLRPQRSSRDRAQRHTIKMLGMIVLAFVLCWLPFHVGRTLFSVTLGSSADMYYISQYFNLVSFVLFYLSAAVNPILYNTMSARYRHAVRSLLRSHTPRSRHPPLTPQHSTTTL, from the exons atgGACGTGTCAGCGCTGGGCAGTGGGAGCAGCTGTTCAGAGGATTGTGTGGTAGGGTCTGGCTGTCTGGAGGACTGTGGCAACCAGagtgactggactgactgggaaTGGGAGAACTTCAGTGGGGCTGAGCTGGTGTGTGTGACAGCcgtgtgtgtgctgctgctggCCCTGGGCATCACAGGAAATATGTTAACCATCCTGGTAGTTTGGCTCCGGCCACACCTGAGAAGCACCACCTACCTCTACCTGAGTAGTATGGCTGTCTCCGACCTCCTCATACTGCTTCTGATGCCTTTAGATCTGCACTACAAG CTGTGGAGGTTCCGGCCCTGGGATCTGGGTGATACAGTGTGTAAACTGAGTGTGTTCGTCAGTGAGAGTTGTAcctactcctccatcctccacatcACCGCTCTTTCTCTGGAGCGCTACCTCGCTGTCTGTCGACCACTCACAGCCAAGACCCTGGTCACACGGACCCGCGTCCGCACTCTCATTGGCTGCCTGTGGGTTGTGGCCCTGATCAGCGCCGGGCCGGTGTTTGCTATGGTAGGCGTAGAGGAGCTGGGGGGAGGTGAGGGGCAGAGCGAGTGTCGCTGTACGGACTACGCCGTCTCCTCAGGCCTGCTGGGGGCCATGATGTGGCTCTCCAACCTCTACTTCCTGATGCCGCTGGGCATTCTGGGAGTTGTGTATGGCCTGATTGGCAGGAAGCTATGGCTCCGCCCACAACGCAGCAGCCGAGACCGCGCCCAGCGACACACCATCAAGATGCTAG GGATGATCGTGCTGGCGTTTGTTCTGTGTTGGCTGCCATTCCACGTTGGTCGGACGTTGTTCTCTGTGACTCTGGGCTCCAGCGCTGATATGTACTACATCTCTCAGTACTTTAACCTCGTCTCCTTTGTGTTGTTCTACCTCAGTGCTGCTGTCAACCCTATCCTCTACAACACCATGTCAGCACGCTACCGCCACGCTGTCCGCAGCCTGCTGCGCTCACACACCCCCCGCTCCCGCCACCCCCCACTCACGCCACAACactctaccaccaccctgtaa